One Nodularia sp. LEGE 06071 DNA segment encodes these proteins:
- the rnc gene encoding ribonuclease III: MHELLNFHNEKLLLQALTHRSYVNEHPGEKHNERLEFLGDALLTFISGEYLYTRYPDMAEDQMTRRRSALVDEKQLAKFATEVGLDFKMRLGRGAIHDGGFQSPNLLSSAFESVVGAYYLDRDRNIEKIRPILEELFNSVPEAIMEIRSNVDSKNRLQEWVQANCGAVLPKYVTERIGGEDHAPEYLAQVFVGDQLYGAGKARGKKEAEKQAAENALSNLKKQGLI; this comes from the coding sequence ATGCACGAATTGTTAAATTTTCACAACGAAAAGCTTTTGCTGCAAGCGTTGACTCACCGTTCTTATGTCAACGAACATCCTGGTGAAAAGCATAATGAGCGCTTGGAGTTTTTAGGCGATGCCTTACTCACCTTTATCAGTGGAGAGTATCTTTATACTCGCTATCCAGATATGGCAGAAGATCAAATGACTCGCCGCAGATCGGCATTAGTGGACGAAAAGCAACTGGCTAAATTTGCAACTGAAGTAGGTTTAGATTTTAAAATGCGCTTGGGAAGAGGAGCAATTCACGATGGAGGATTTCAAAGTCCTAATTTATTAAGTAGCGCCTTTGAATCTGTTGTGGGAGCGTATTATTTAGATCGCGATCGCAACATTGAAAAAATTCGCCCAATTCTTGAAGAGTTATTTAACTCTGTCCCGGAAGCGATTATGGAAATCCGTTCTAATGTCGATTCAAAAAATCGATTGCAAGAGTGGGTACAGGCAAATTGTGGAGCTGTACTACCCAAGTACGTCACCGAACGCATCGGAGGCGAGGATCATGCTCCAGAATATCTGGCTCAGGTTTTTGTTGGTGATCAGCTTTACGGAGCCGGAAAAGCTCGTGGTAAGAAGGAGGCTGAAAAACAAGCTGCGGAAAATGCCTTATCTAATCTCAAAAAACAGGGTTTAATTTAG
- a CDS encoding cation:proton antiporter, translated as MQFLDAINVYFPLLASTTETADSSMVIGAVLLSLVVIYLSSKVGGELSNRVGLPPVLGELLGGVVVGISVLHLLVFPEGGTDSSNSLIMTFLQITAGLTPEASPAVFEAQSEVISVLAELGVIILLFEIGLESNLKDLISVGAQAAIVAVVGVVVPFAAGTVGLMVLFGVGAVPAIFAGAALTATSIGITSKVLSELGKLTSKEGQIILGAAVMDDVLGIIVLAVVASLAKDGAVDVSNVIYLIISATGFLVGAVVLGNVFNNTFVAIANQLKTRGELVIPAMIFAFAMAYFASVIHLEAILGAFAAGLVLEETDKRKELQKQIIPIADILVPIFFVTVGAKTDLGVLNPAIPSNREGLIMATFLIAVAIIGKVITGFSVFGQPQINRLAIGVGMIPRGEVGLVFAGVGAASGVLSKSLGAAIIMMVITTTFLAPPLLRFVFPESDNLVADSDKLILDAATGTPLIVETPSSIVSTVNDGKNREDSPNYGDNSSKS; from the coding sequence ATGCAGTTTTTAGATGCAATCAACGTATATTTTCCCCTGCTGGCTAGTACAACAGAAACAGCAGACAGTTCAATGGTGATCGGCGCAGTCCTACTGAGTTTAGTGGTAATCTATCTGTCCAGCAAAGTTGGTGGAGAGTTATCCAACCGAGTAGGTTTACCGCCTGTCTTAGGTGAACTCTTAGGAGGTGTGGTTGTGGGCATCTCTGTTTTGCATCTGTTAGTTTTTCCAGAAGGTGGCACAGACAGTTCTAACTCCTTAATCATGACCTTCCTGCAAATCACTGCGGGTTTAACTCCTGAAGCTAGCCCAGCAGTATTTGAGGCACAATCAGAGGTCATTTCCGTATTAGCAGAACTGGGTGTAATCATTCTGCTGTTTGAAATTGGTTTGGAGTCCAACTTAAAAGACTTAATATCAGTGGGGGCCCAAGCCGCTATAGTGGCAGTCGTGGGGGTAGTAGTACCTTTTGCTGCTGGTACTGTGGGATTAATGGTTTTGTTTGGTGTCGGTGCTGTACCAGCCATTTTTGCCGGGGCGGCTTTGACTGCCACTAGTATTGGCATTACTTCCAAGGTGCTGTCAGAATTAGGCAAACTCACTTCCAAAGAAGGGCAGATTATTCTGGGTGCTGCTGTCATGGACGATGTATTAGGAATCATCGTTCTCGCAGTAGTTGCGAGCCTAGCTAAAGATGGCGCAGTAGACGTGAGCAATGTCATCTATCTGATTATCAGCGCCACTGGTTTTCTTGTGGGAGCAGTCGTCTTAGGTAATGTTTTCAATAATACTTTTGTGGCGATCGCTAATCAACTCAAAACACGTGGCGAACTGGTGATACCAGCAATGATCTTCGCTTTTGCGATGGCATACTTTGCCTCTGTCATCCATTTAGAAGCAATTTTGGGAGCTTTTGCCGCCGGTTTGGTCTTAGAGGAAACCGATAAACGCAAAGAATTGCAAAAGCAAATTATACCTATTGCCGATATCCTAGTGCCAATCTTCTTTGTGACTGTTGGGGCCAAAACCGACTTGGGAGTCTTGAACCCAGCCATCCCCAGCAATCGAGAAGGTTTAATTATGGCAACTTTCCTGATCGCAGTGGCCATTATCGGTAAAGTGATTACAGGTTTCAGTGTGTTTGGTCAACCCCAAATCAACCGTTTAGCAATTGGTGTGGGAATGATTCCTCGTGGTGAAGTCGGGTTAGTCTTTGCTGGTGTCGGTGCTGCTAGCGGTGTTCTTTCTAAATCACTGGGGGCAGCAATTATCATGATGGTGATCACTACAACCTTTTTAGCTCCCCCATTGTTACGGTTCGTATTTCCAGAATCAGACAACTTGGTAGCTGACTCAGACAAACTGATTTTAGACGCAGCTACTGGGACACCGTTGATTGTCGAAACACCTTCATCGATAGTGTCTACCGTAAACGATGGTAAGAATCGGGAAGACAGCCCAAATTATGGGGATAATTCATCAAAAAGCTAA
- the sds gene encoding solanesyl diphosphate synthase: protein MTSATSLFTPVEADLRLLADNLKQLVGNRHPILFMAAEHLFGAGGKRIRPAIVLLISRATMLENDITLRHRRLAEITEMIHTASLVHDDVVDESQMRRGVETVHSLFGNRIAVLAGDFLFAQSSWYLANLNNLEVVKLLSEVIMDLATGEIQQGINCFDHGISIETYLKKSYYKTASLIANSSKAAGLLSDVSLETAEHLYNYGRHVGLAFQIVDDILDFTSTTDTLGKPVGSDLKSGNLTAPVLFALAEKPDLEALIERKFDQEGDLEQALDLIEDSQGIQQARELAAYHAKLAVDHLQVIAPSESRKALINIADYVLSRLY from the coding sequence ATGACCTCAGCCACCTCCCTGTTTACCCCTGTGGAAGCAGACCTGCGACTATTAGCAGATAACCTCAAGCAGCTAGTTGGAAATCGCCACCCCATCCTATTTATGGCAGCCGAACATCTATTCGGAGCTGGGGGAAAGCGTATTAGACCAGCAATTGTTCTGCTGATATCGCGGGCCACAATGTTAGAAAATGACATAACACTGCGTCACCGCCGCCTAGCAGAAATCACGGAAATGATTCACACGGCAAGCTTAGTGCATGACGATGTGGTAGATGAATCACAAATGCGACGTGGTGTGGAGACTGTTCATAGTCTGTTCGGTAATCGCATTGCTGTCCTAGCAGGAGATTTTCTCTTCGCTCAATCGTCCTGGTATTTAGCCAACTTAAATAATTTGGAGGTGGTGAAACTACTCTCAGAAGTGATTATGGATCTGGCGACTGGGGAAATCCAGCAAGGAATAAATTGTTTTGATCATGGCATCTCTATAGAGACTTACCTCAAAAAGAGCTATTACAAAACAGCCTCCTTAATTGCCAATAGTTCCAAAGCAGCTGGATTACTTAGTGACGTTTCCCTAGAAACTGCCGAACATTTGTACAACTATGGCCGTCATGTCGGTCTGGCATTTCAGATTGTGGATGATATTTTAGATTTCACTAGTACAACAGATACTTTGGGTAAACCAGTCGGATCTGATCTCAAAAGTGGCAATCTCACCGCACCTGTTTTATTTGCGTTAGCCGAAAAACCAGACCTGGAAGCGCTCATTGAACGGAAGTTTGACCAAGAAGGAGATTTAGAGCAAGCACTGGATCTGATTGAAGATAGTCAAGGTATACAGCAAGCGCGAGAATTAGCGGCTTACCATGCCAAGTTAGCAGTTGATCATCTTCAGGTGATTGCACCCTCTGAATCACGCAAGGCACTAATCAATATCGCTGACTACGTACTTAGTCGGCTTTATTAA
- a CDS encoding transposase → MSRWYPSLRDAGRTKTLTPTSESCSNGGHQQNFTLADRIHKCENCGHVEDRDENAAVHMKNEG, encoded by the coding sequence ATTAGCCGTTGGTATCCTTCCCTACGGGACGCTGGGCGAACAAAGACGCTAACGCCAACCTCTGAATCATGTTCTAATGGTGGTCATCAACAAAATTTTACTTTAGCCGATAGAATACATAAATGTGAAAACTGCGGCCATGTTGAGGATAGAGATGAAAATGCCGCAGTTCACATGAAAAATGAGGGTTGA
- a CDS encoding N-acetylmuramoyl-L-alanine amidase: protein MKLHWLLPSTVGTIVLLSSPAVAARLESWRFDANQNRLEINTNGAVQPKAELVFNPTRLVIDLPGTTFGRPQSTQQYSGAFRAVRVAQFDPQTTRLVVELSPGYTLDPQQVQFENVSANRWRVQLPRPTAEQAESSATNIYNVVTVDSDANTKPEFSNQVASATVGKTQIQNLQVTGDGLFLRTSGGNPQVKINRSSDRNTIFMDIADASLSPSLTQRNNEINRHGVSRVELTPLNSQPPGVRMTLRVNKDTPDWGVTNSSTGGLVALPSRVVRLPGNNHANNSQNNQPAPPATANILPVANNSPATIQAIELANNETQLLIRSDKTVNATSGWDRSSGLFRITIPNAKLAANVRGPDFSANSPILRVRLQPQNNAVVILVQPAAGVQLGELNQVSNQILALQLRGSRQAMVSPPVALPPLPPPTQGQLPSPNAPPPPRPQPAPRPAPRTRTVVMIDPGHGGRDPGAIGIRGLREIDVALPISKRIAAILEQNGVQAVLTRDSDYFVSLPGRVDLAKRANADLFVSIHANAISMSRPDVNGLETYYFQSGQSLARSIHSSILQNVTIRDRKVRQARFYVLRASSMPSVLVEVGFVTGSEDAARLRTTAYQNQMADAIARGILQHLQRR from the coding sequence GTGAAATTACACTGGTTACTACCCAGTACTGTAGGAACTATCGTCTTACTATCGTCGCCGGCTGTAGCAGCAAGACTGGAATCTTGGCGTTTTGATGCCAATCAAAATCGTCTAGAAATCAACACAAACGGCGCTGTTCAACCCAAGGCAGAACTCGTCTTCAACCCGACGCGTCTGGTAATTGATCTACCAGGTACAACCTTTGGGCGACCCCAGTCAACGCAACAGTACAGTGGAGCTTTTCGTGCTGTCCGTGTGGCGCAGTTTGACCCCCAAACAACGCGTTTAGTTGTTGAACTCAGTCCTGGCTATACCCTAGACCCCCAGCAGGTGCAATTTGAAAACGTCAGTGCCAATCGCTGGAGGGTACAATTACCAAGGCCAACAGCAGAGCAAGCAGAATCTTCTGCCACAAATATCTACAATGTGGTAACCGTTGATTCTGATGCTAATACCAAACCGGAGTTCTCTAATCAAGTTGCCAGCGCCACAGTAGGCAAAACTCAAATTCAGAACCTACAGGTAACAGGTGATGGGTTGTTTCTTCGGACTAGTGGCGGCAATCCTCAAGTTAAAATCAATCGGAGCAGCGATCGCAATACCATTTTTATGGATATTGCCGACGCGAGTTTGTCACCCAGTCTGACGCAGCGAAATAATGAAATTAACAGACATGGTGTGAGTCGTGTCGAATTAACTCCCTTAAACAGCCAACCACCTGGTGTCCGCATGACTTTGCGGGTAAACAAAGATACGCCAGACTGGGGGGTAACGAATAGTAGCACTGGCGGTTTGGTGGCTTTACCCTCTCGTGTTGTCAGATTACCGGGAAATAATCATGCCAACAACTCACAGAACAACCAGCCAGCACCTCCAGCCACTGCCAACATCCTACCAGTAGCCAATAATTCGCCAGCAACTATTCAGGCTATAGAATTGGCTAATAATGAGACGCAGTTACTGATTAGATCAGATAAAACAGTCAATGCCACTAGTGGATGGGATAGATCATCCGGTTTGTTCCGAATCACTATTCCCAATGCGAAGTTAGCAGCCAACGTTAGAGGCCCAGATTTTAGTGCCAATAGTCCCATCCTCCGGGTACGCTTGCAACCTCAAAATAATGCAGTAGTTATCTTGGTGCAACCAGCAGCAGGAGTGCAACTTGGGGAACTAAACCAAGTCAGCAACCAGATTTTGGCTCTACAGTTACGAGGTTCTCGTCAGGCTATGGTTTCACCCCCAGTTGCCTTACCACCCCTACCACCACCAACCCAAGGGCAACTACCAAGTCCAAATGCTCCTCCCCCACCCAGACCCCAGCCAGCGCCACGTCCAGCACCGAGAACCAGAACTGTAGTCATGATCGACCCCGGACACGGTGGTAGAGACCCAGGCGCAATTGGTATTAGGGGACTGCGTGAGATAGATGTCGCTTTGCCCATTAGCAAAAGGATAGCCGCGATTTTAGAGCAAAATGGTGTACAAGCCGTACTAACGAGGGATTCAGACTATTTCGTCAGCCTTCCAGGACGAGTTGATTTAGCAAAACGAGCGAACGCTGATTTATTTGTCAGCATCCATGCTAATGCCATCAGTATGAGTCGTCCGGATGTCAATGGTTTGGAAACATATTATTTCCAGAGTGGTCAGAGTCTAGCTCGCTCGATTCATAGCAGCATTCTTCAAAATGTCACTATCCGAGATAGAAAAGTGCGGCAAGCCAGATTTTACGTCCTTCGAGCCAGTTCTATGCCCTCGGTTCTGGTAGAAGTGGGTTTTGTCACAGGCTCTGAGGATGCGGCTCGGCTCAGAACCACAGCTTACCAAAATCAAATGGCGGATGCGATCGCTCGTGGTATCCTTCAGCATCTACAACGAAGATAA
- the hetZ gene encoding heterocyst differentiation protein HetZ, with the protein MNSTATATIPTTTVPTPTVQGDNSIGVEGTFQLLYKELQESTKASKQNCHDVASRITTEVYRICQESKRIQASGDIQSSAISLARHRLQQCFRYYQLGSSRGRVELHSTLSAIIYRYINPPQRQLSYQGRLTIIEDFLQGFYLEALNAFRRENQMGPTYRPQTLLELAEYMAFTERYGKRRIPLPGRQQQLIILRAQTFSQQQPQETSVDIEQAAEGSSNDNDGSWEEPAVQQLRSAMAMQPEPEPEEDTLRSVVVTELMDYLAQRQQSDCADYFSLRLQDLSTQEIESILGLTPRQRDYLQQRFKYHLIRFALLHRWELVHEWLEASLHTNLGLTPQQWQDYTTQLDDKQRSLLELKQEGQPDEKIAKTLGLSTAQLQKRWFKILEQAWEIRNSLVSGSSASTHE; encoded by the coding sequence ATGAATTCAACCGCAACCGCAACAATTCCAACCACAACAGTTCCCACCCCAACCGTTCAGGGAGACAATTCTATCGGCGTTGAGGGAACATTTCAACTCCTATACAAAGAGCTTCAGGAATCAACTAAAGCTTCAAAGCAGAATTGCCATGATGTCGCCTCCAGAATTACCACCGAAGTCTACCGGATTTGTCAAGAGAGTAAACGTATTCAAGCTTCCGGTGATATCCAAAGCTCGGCTATTTCCCTAGCCAGACATCGGCTGCAACAGTGTTTCAGATATTATCAGTTGGGTTCAAGTCGGGGTAGGGTTGAGTTACACAGTACTCTGAGTGCAATTATTTATCGCTATATTAATCCTCCTCAAAGGCAGTTAAGCTATCAAGGACGATTGACAATTATTGAAGATTTCCTCCAGGGTTTTTATCTGGAAGCCTTAAATGCTTTCCGGCGGGAAAACCAAATGGGTCCTACTTATCGTCCTCAAACTCTCCTGGAATTGGCAGAGTACATGGCATTTACTGAGCGCTATGGTAAGCGGCGCATTCCCTTACCAGGGCGACAACAGCAGCTAATTATCCTGCGGGCGCAAACTTTTTCGCAACAGCAACCCCAGGAAACCAGCGTAGATATCGAACAAGCCGCAGAAGGTAGTTCCAATGACAATGACGGTTCTTGGGAAGAACCAGCAGTACAGCAATTGCGTTCAGCAATGGCCATGCAACCCGAACCGGAACCAGAAGAAGATACTCTGCGTTCGGTTGTGGTTACAGAATTAATGGATTATCTCGCACAACGGCAACAATCTGATTGTGCTGATTATTTCTCTCTCCGTCTTCAGGATTTATCAACTCAGGAAATTGAGTCAATTTTGGGTTTGACTCCCCGTCAGCGCGACTACTTACAGCAACGCTTTAAATATCATCTGATTCGGTTTGCCTTGTTACACCGTTGGGAATTAGTTCACGAGTGGTTGGAAGCCTCACTGCACACTAATTTGGGTTTAACTCCGCAGCAATGGCAAGATTATACAACGCAATTGGACGACAAGCAGCGCTCGTTACTAGAATTGAAACAAGAAGGACAGCCAGATGAAAAAATTGCCAAAACTTTAGGGTTATCCACAGCGCAACTGCAAAAACGGTGGTTTAAAATTCTGGAACAAGCATGGGAAATTCGTAACTCCCTAGTGTCCGGATCAAGTGCATCTACTCATGAATAG
- a CDS encoding transglutaminase TgpA family protein: MFKLSRINQVWLLPIGRYWRQNVGGSASREVEDAISLRVLVLALVIVGVVATDIAAETQFSLWAVPLSIVGTSWSYYRRRSANIPVKFCIAIGMLITLVAFFGRLLGELNDTRVALAELLIQLQILHSFDMPRRKSLGYCIVIGLILLGVAATLSQTLAFAPMLLLFLAIALPTLVLNYRSHLGIQQLKIKNKKFGQQNSAILNFKFLTFNFLIIVGLGLAIFAVLPRFPGYQLRSFPVSTPINAPDDFTGQTIINPGYVREGRGSNQGSGRGDGEDQNGQLDNNFYYGFNSQMNQNLRGEMTPKVVMRVRSQIEGFWRVLAFDRYTGQGWEISRNEEVTTHRRAPWSYQIRLPLPIFIGRSREIVQTYTVVSELPNLIPAMAHPKEVYYPAPIIAVDQENGLRSPVGLSEGMTYTVVSQVPYRDRTLLGQASTKYPPGIKNYYLQTPTEITEKVRQRTEEILANYNQERIANSAKILDSPYEKSLYLAQYLKQNYSIPENPLGLPFLNEDEDLVEAFLFKNKGGYPDHFSTVLTVMLRSIGIPARLVAGFSAGEFNPFTGMYVVRNTDAYAMTEVYFPRYGWFAFDPIPNHPLIPPSTEDIQTFSVLRQFWQWVASWLPSPVTGFLNTLFGIIFGWLVRAIAWFLALFFQGWLGVLTGLILATSTAFLGWLGWGQWQQWLKRRWLKKLPPMENLYQQMLQWVAEKGLGKHPAQTPLEYARGSHQHHPPATAQVIDEICQAYVGWRYGDHSPNLNQLQQRWQELKKTTKN, translated from the coding sequence ATGTTTAAGTTATCTAGGATCAATCAGGTTTGGCTTCTACCTATAGGTCGTTACTGGCGACAAAATGTCGGGGGATCAGCTTCAAGGGAAGTGGAAGATGCAATTTCTTTACGGGTACTAGTGCTAGCGTTGGTAATCGTGGGAGTTGTGGCAACTGATATTGCGGCTGAGACTCAATTCAGTCTGTGGGCTGTGCCGTTAAGTATAGTTGGTACGAGCTGGAGTTACTACCGTCGCCGCAGTGCCAATATTCCAGTTAAGTTCTGCATCGCCATCGGAATGTTAATTACACTAGTTGCCTTTTTTGGGCGGTTGCTGGGAGAACTGAACGATACGCGGGTGGCTTTGGCAGAGTTATTGATTCAACTGCAAATACTCCACAGCTTTGATATGCCCCGGCGCAAAAGCTTGGGCTATTGCATCGTTATAGGTTTGATTTTATTGGGTGTGGCAGCAACACTCAGCCAAACTTTGGCTTTTGCCCCAATGCTGCTATTATTTCTCGCGATCGCATTGCCGACTTTAGTCTTAAACTATCGCTCTCATCTCGGTATTCAGCAATTAAAAATAAAAAATAAAAAGTTTGGTCAGCAAAATTCTGCAATTCTAAATTTTAAATTCTTAACTTTCAATTTCTTGATAATTGTCGGGCTGGGTCTGGCAATTTTTGCAGTTTTACCGCGATTTCCTGGCTATCAACTGCGGAGTTTTCCTGTCAGCACCCCGATCAATGCTCCGGATGATTTTACAGGTCAGACAATTATTAATCCTGGTTATGTCCGTGAAGGTAGGGGCAGTAATCAAGGTAGTGGTCGTGGCGATGGCGAAGACCAAAACGGTCAACTGGATAATAACTTTTATTACGGTTTTAATAGCCAGATGAACCAGAACCTGCGGGGAGAGATGACACCGAAGGTAGTCATGCGGGTGCGATCGCAGATTGAAGGATTTTGGCGAGTGCTGGCGTTTGACCGCTACACGGGGCAAGGATGGGAGATTTCTCGCAATGAGGAAGTTACTACCCACAGGCGAGCGCCTTGGTCTTACCAAATTCGTCTGCCTTTACCAATATTTATAGGTCGCAGTCGAGAAATAGTGCAAACTTACACAGTGGTGTCAGAATTGCCTAACTTGATTCCGGCTATGGCTCATCCCAAAGAAGTCTATTATCCCGCGCCGATTATTGCTGTTGATCAAGAAAATGGTTTGCGATCGCCTGTAGGATTATCAGAAGGAATGACCTACACTGTGGTTTCGCAAGTACCATACCGCGATCGCACTTTATTAGGACAGGCTTCTACTAAATATCCCCCTGGAATTAAAAATTATTATTTACAAACTCCAACGGAAATCACTGAAAAAGTTCGGCAACGGACTGAAGAAATCCTGGCTAATTACAATCAAGAACGCATAGCCAATTCTGCCAAAATCCTAGATTCACCTTATGAAAAGTCTCTCTACCTAGCGCAGTACCTCAAACAAAACTACTCTATTCCCGAAAATCCTTTAGGACTGCCCTTTTTGAACGAAGACGAAGACTTGGTAGAAGCATTTTTGTTCAAAAACAAAGGCGGCTATCCCGACCATTTTTCCACAGTTCTCACTGTGATGCTGCGTTCTATTGGCATCCCGGCCAGATTGGTAGCTGGTTTTAGTGCAGGAGAGTTTAATCCATTTACAGGGATGTACGTTGTCCGTAACACAGACGCTTACGCGATGACAGAAGTCTATTTCCCTAGATATGGCTGGTTTGCTTTTGATCCCATTCCCAATCATCCTTTGATTCCTCCTTCCACTGAGGATATTCAAACTTTTAGTGTGCTGCGGCAGTTTTGGCAATGGGTAGCTAGCTGGTTACCAAGCCCAGTCACAGGGTTTTTAAACACTCTATTTGGGATAATATTTGGCTGGTTAGTTAGAGCGATAGCTTGGTTTTTGGCTTTATTTTTCCAAGGTTGGCTAGGTGTATTAACTGGCTTAATCTTGGCAACATCAACAGCATTTTTGGGTTGGCTGGGTTGGGGACAGTGGCAACAGTGGCTTAAGCGTCGTTGGTTAAAAAAATTACCCCCGATGGAAAATCTGTATCAGCAAATGCTGCAATGGGTAGCTGAAAAAGGCTTGGGTAAACATCCAGCACAGACACCCCTAGAGTATGCCAGGGGATCACATCAGCATCACCCCCCAGCAACGGCTCAGGTAATAGATGAAATTTGCCAAGCTTATGTCGGTTGGCGTTATGGAGATCATTCACCTAACTTGAATCAACTGCAACAAAGATGGCAAGAACTGAAAAAGACAACTAAAAATTGA
- the murI gene encoding glutamate racemase: protein MYSSSIFDDNLDDFSDKEPQRAPIGVFDSGVGGLTVLRQLYRHLPNESIIYFGDTARLPYGIRSQAEILQYVREILHWMQQQRVKMVIMACNTSSALALEIVRREFSMPILGVILPGAKAAVMQGKRIGVIATPATAKSNAYRHAILEIDPNVQVWQVSCPEFVPLIEQNRIHDPYTTEVARSYLEPLIQQEIDTLVYGCTHYPHLAPILRSLLPSPVKLVDPAVHVVAACNQELDLLGLSNTHPPQPTRFAVSGCPQQFAKSGVQWLGHTPTVENVDFTDTAISQF from the coding sequence GTGTATTCATCCTCCATCTTTGACGACAATCTTGACGATTTTTCTGATAAAGAGCCTCAACGCGCCCCCATCGGAGTTTTTGACAGTGGTGTGGGTGGGCTGACAGTACTGCGTCAACTTTATCGGCATCTCCCCAATGAATCAATTATTTACTTTGGAGATACAGCTCGGCTACCCTATGGCATTCGTTCACAAGCAGAAATTCTACAGTATGTGCGCGAAATCCTCCACTGGATGCAACAGCAACGTGTAAAAATGGTGATTATGGCTTGTAATACTAGTTCTGCCCTCGCACTAGAAATAGTCCGTAGGGAGTTTAGTATGCCTATTCTCGGAGTTATCCTACCGGGAGCTAAAGCAGCAGTGATGCAAGGAAAACGTATCGGTGTCATTGCTACCCCAGCCACAGCTAAAAGTAATGCCTATCGCCACGCTATTCTCGAAATTGATCCGAATGTCCAAGTCTGGCAAGTCAGTTGTCCTGAATTCGTGCCACTCATTGAGCAAAATCGCATCCATGACCCTTACACTACTGAAGTAGCACGCTCATATTTAGAGCCGTTAATACAGCAAGAAATTGATACCTTGGTTTACGGCTGTACCCATTATCCCCATCTTGCACCAATACTGCGATCGCTCCTCCCTTCTCCAGTCAAACTAGTTGACCCAGCTGTTCACGTTGTCGCAGCTTGTAATCAAGAATTAGACCTACTCGGCTTAAGCAATACACACCCCCCACAACCAACTCGCTTCGCTGTCAGTGGTTGTCCACAACAGTTTGCCAAATCTGGTGTGCAGTGGCTAGGCCATACGCCCACGGTTGAGAATGTGGATTTCACTGATACCGCAATTTCCCAATTTTAA
- a CDS encoding EVE domain-containing protein, which translates to MPYWLLKTEPEKYSYFNLEQDGSTVWDGVNNALALKHLRNMLLGDLAFIYHTGKERQIIGIAEVITQPYADPTFNDAKRVVVDVKALRRVSAPLALAQIKQNEQFTDFDLLRLPRLSVVPVSEFYWQRLISLTDRTK; encoded by the coding sequence ATGCCATACTGGCTGCTGAAAACTGAACCAGAAAAATATTCCTACTTTAATCTAGAACAGGATGGTAGTACAGTTTGGGATGGGGTAAACAATGCTCTAGCGCTCAAACATTTACGGAATATGCTTCTTGGCGACTTGGCATTTATCTATCATACAGGCAAAGAACGACAGATTATCGGGATAGCAGAGGTGATCACTCAACCTTATGCTGATCCAACATTCAACGATGCCAAACGGGTAGTTGTGGATGTCAAGGCACTCAGAAGAGTCTCTGCGCCTCTTGCACTAGCCCAAATCAAGCAAAATGAACAATTTACTGACTTTGATTTGCTGCGGCTTCCTAGACTCTCTGTTGTGCCAGTATCGGAATTTTATTGGCAACGCCTGATTTCATTGACTGACCGCACAAAATAA
- a CDS encoding SIMPL domain-containing protein: MYRPALSGSWFRAGNGWKILPLALLVCITFIPSGLAQEKEKLLRTMTVSGRGVETIPTTLTQVSLSVEIQAKTAESAQAEAARSSSAVVALLKSRNVEKLQTTGIRLNPVYSYTDNVQRITGYTANNTVSFRIATDKAGTLLDEAVKAGATQINGVSFIASDQAIASAQQQALRQATQDAQQQANAVFSTLGFQAKEVVSIQVNGASAPPPPMLQRAEVGKLASADASTPVIGGEQQVEASVTLQISY, encoded by the coding sequence ATGTATAGACCCGCTTTATCCGGTTCTTGGTTTCGGGCTGGTAACGGTTGGAAAATTTTACCATTAGCTTTGTTAGTATGTATTACTTTTATCCCTTCTGGGTTAGCCCAAGAAAAAGAAAAATTGTTGCGAACTATGACAGTTAGCGGTCGCGGTGTGGAAACAATTCCTACTACCCTGACACAAGTGAGTCTGTCTGTGGAGATTCAGGCTAAAACGGCAGAGTCAGCACAAGCAGAAGCGGCTCGCAGTTCATCAGCTGTGGTCGCTTTGCTCAAAAGCCGAAATGTGGAAAAATTACAAACTACTGGCATTCGCCTGAATCCAGTTTATAGTTACACCGATAATGTGCAACGAATTACTGGATATACTGCTAATAACACTGTGAGTTTTCGTATTGCTACCGATAAAGCGGGTACGCTTTTAGATGAAGCTGTGAAAGCCGGTGCAACGCAAATTAATGGTGTGAGTTTTATTGCTAGTGATCAGGCGATCGCATCTGCTCAACAACAAGCACTCAGACAAGCCACCCAAGATGCTCAACAACAAGCTAATGCTGTTTTCAGTACATTAGGTTTCCAGGCTAAGGAAGTGGTAAGTATTCAAGTCAATGGTGCAAGTGCGCCACCGCCTCCGATGTTGCAGCGTGCTGAAGTTGGTAAGTTAGCCAGCGCTGATGCTTCCACCCCTGTAATTGGTGGTGAACAGCAAGTAGAAGCATCGGTGACACTGCAAATTAGTTATTAG